From Arcticibacter tournemirensis, one genomic window encodes:
- a CDS encoding MFS transporter — MKFLSPSVKLTDEQTQSGLRYIVKESLAGEVMVNLTGGTFLVSMAVFMGASNFQIGLLASLPIFTNVFQLASIWLVHTFNNRRAIAVLTSVVARLALLIIGAIPFIFGKSANVNFLIALLTVHYFFGSLASASWNSWMKDLVPEKTLGQYFSYRTRLMQILSITTSLLVAFFIDFMKVHHPDMVNTAYFVMFLVGSGVGMLGVYLLSKAPEPKAEPDSGKVLTSFQKPLRDPNFRKLIFFNSFWSFALDLAVPFFSVYMMKTIGLPLSYVMAFTILGQLSSISSLKLWGRYTDRYSNKTIIRICAPVYISCIMAMAFTSLPSGQLYSIILLAVINIFSGISTAGINLAVSNIGIKLAPREDAMSYMAVKNIIVSLCAAMAPLLAGMMADYFSHHELEWNFQWQGAHGVTVIQMISLKGLNFFFVIGGLLAMLSLRLLPGIKEQGEVEKDRVVGYMHKRIRSGMRENLVLRSIASYRPGKFSVLLKKRFSEWQ; from the coding sequence ATGAAGTTTTTATCACCCTCCGTAAAACTTACGGATGAACAGACACAAAGTGGTCTTCGATATATAGTGAAAGAAAGTCTGGCCGGCGAAGTAATGGTGAACCTTACGGGGGGCACATTTTTGGTTTCGATGGCTGTGTTTATGGGAGCTTCGAATTTCCAGATCGGGCTACTGGCTTCGCTTCCAATATTTACCAATGTATTTCAGCTTGCGTCAATTTGGCTGGTGCATACATTCAACAACCGCCGGGCAATAGCCGTGCTTACTTCTGTTGTGGCGCGGCTGGCATTGTTAATCATTGGTGCCATCCCATTTATTTTCGGGAAAAGTGCAAATGTGAATTTCCTCATCGCCCTTTTAACCGTGCACTACTTTTTCGGCTCACTGGCATCAGCGAGCTGGAATTCATGGATGAAAGACCTGGTTCCCGAAAAAACACTCGGACAGTATTTCTCCTACAGGACCAGGTTGATGCAGATTCTGAGTATTACCACGAGCCTGCTGGTTGCTTTTTTTATTGACTTCATGAAGGTGCATCATCCTGATATGGTGAATACCGCGTATTTCGTGATGTTCTTAGTTGGATCCGGAGTGGGAATGTTAGGTGTCTATTTACTTTCAAAGGCTCCTGAACCAAAAGCTGAGCCCGACAGCGGCAAAGTACTTACGTCGTTTCAAAAGCCCCTGAGAGACCCGAACTTTCGGAAGCTGATCTTCTTTAATTCATTCTGGAGTTTTGCCCTCGATCTTGCAGTGCCGTTCTTTTCTGTTTATATGATGAAAACAATCGGCCTCCCTTTATCTTATGTCATGGCATTCACCATTCTTGGTCAGCTAAGCAGCATATCATCTCTGAAATTATGGGGACGGTATACCGACAGGTACAGCAATAAAACCATTATCCGCATCTGTGCTCCGGTATACATTTCCTGTATTATGGCTATGGCCTTTACATCTCTTCCTTCAGGTCAGTTATACAGCATAATATTGCTTGCTGTCATAAATATCTTCAGCGGCATATCAACAGCCGGTATTAACCTTGCTGTCTCCAATATCGGAATTAAGCTAGCGCCGCGTGAAGACGCCATGTCGTATATGGCTGTAAAGAACATTATCGTCTCTTTGTGTGCTGCAATGGCGCCTTTGCTCGCAGGTATGATGGCCGATTACTTTTCACATCATGAGCTGGAATGGAATTTTCAGTGGCAGGGAGCCCATGGGGTAACGGTTATTCAAATGATCAGTCTGAAGGGACTTAACTTCTTTTTTGTCATTGGCGGCTTGCTCGCCATGCTCTCTCTTCGTTTGCTGCCCGGCATTAAAGAACAGGGAGAAGTAGAGAAGGACAGGGTAGTGGGATATATGCACAAAAGGATACGCTCCGGAATGCGGGAGAATCTCGTGCTCCGGAGCATCGCTTCCTATCGTCCCGGTAAGTTCTCTGTTCTCCTGAAAAAGCGATTTTCGGAGTGGCAATAA